A region from the Fundulus heteroclitus isolate FHET01 unplaced genomic scaffold, MU-UCD_Fhet_4.1 scaffold_127, whole genome shotgun sequence genome encodes:
- the adgrf3b gene encoding adhesion G-protein coupled receptor F3, translating to MWTKLVLLLIGTLSMYQGISEVATEIYISEVMVESNVTLSAKSILDSWNSSTTLTVTDSSQASYGVTIFSRELVAECLVVGEDYNCNCSTGYAWSNEVCYNYGCCTEAPCTQNISLATSICVLKTPVVINGSVQVPRSWAVPTDTENLKTELNKVNGLDGAPVVTITSNTASLSTVDFKMKTYVALNTSKLQDILNTLVTTLPSGPILVTTAGMVNIQVSYSEKVEYESTPSLQCTFEETTDSAGWNLTRGSVRLGLGNGLVTTVTSNCALPDYPSCVNVTLTKVTGVWAGTYECGFTIGTIRHTASSELEVAPLPDVITMTFLPLIADCSDKKPVPVTVSATIPKTTVNYTVTWTPGGTTGLLQQQDATIYSLSTSIDCVAVEDQNNYNVEITFKNELSQKAIKNVDIPILKGPDACVPINSDGEYWPKTPPNTIVKNSTCPVGRIGYRIRNCNSSKQWEGVVSKCVSEELGKVVNAANNFLNGLGATQDMAKNIFEGIKNSSSLTPSDSGGDALADVDASIQIFGVMAKASKNVELNEDILPDFVDAASNMVNSSWGDNEKIVHEMSANYLTNVEDLVKNIQTNNSDGFNSSNLELRVCSSEDCSMSVFGIGVNMNKTNGTMKTMAVKNLMEKLRNEKFRGTNRSSVLLSATLVGNSDSNITIKMFFPNEQPNANQHLCVFWHTEKGDWSKEGCVANVTDDNQTLCECTHLTSFSVLMARSANVSSPDLDIITYVGLGVSVFSLLIFLFVESLVWSAVTKTNLSHFRHTAVVNIAVFRLLADCSFLASAFPDRISDTWCFTFTVCKHLFYLAMFTWMLCLSVMLVHQLIFVFSPVRKRVFMYLSSIVGYLLPIALVGTSYVYYKYTEQEYYDRKTCWLKYDRLLEGSIHAFLLPVGTIVLSNLFSMVVVIVTLVKTSVPDSSKADDKETAKSILKVVVLLTPVFGVTWIIGFVILILDDTDPMHKVANYSFTILNSFQGLFILITGCLAEQKVRQEVVRIVMVKTGRDTNSIKKLTNSSTTLYTKDK from the exons ATGTGGACCAAACTGGTTCTTCTTCTGATCGGAACTCTGTCCATGTATCAG GGTATTTCAGAAG taGCAACTGAAATCTATATTTCTGAGGTGATGGTGGAGAGCAACGTCACACTGAGCGCCAAGAGCATCCTGGACAGTTGGAACTCATCAACAACCCTCACAGTGACTGACAGTAGTCAAGCATCCTACGGTGTCACAATATTCAGCAGGGAACTAGTTGCAG AATGCCTAGTTGTCGGTGAGGACTACAACTGCAACTGCTCTACAGGCTATGCTTGGAGTAACGAGGTCTGCTACAACTATGGTTGCTGTACTGAAGCTCCATGCACACAAAATATATCCCTTGCCACGTCCATCTGTGTTCTCAAGACTCCGG TTGTCATCAATGGATCAGTGCAGGTTCCTAGGAGCTGGGCGGTACCTACTGATACT GAAAATCTCAAAACTGAACTTAACAAAGTGAATGGTCTGGATGGTGCCCCAGTAGTCACTATTACGAG CAACACTGCCTCATTGTCCACTGTtgattttaagatgaaaacttACGTTGCATTAAACACGTCTAAACTTCAAGATATTCTGAATACTCTGGTGACGACACTGCCATCTGGTCCAATTTTGGTTACAACAGCAG GAATGGTGAACATTCAGGTTTCATATTCAGAAAAGGTGGAGTATGAGTCGACTCCATCTCTTCAATGCACATTTGAGGAGACCACAGACAGTGCTGGCTGGAATCTGACAAGAGGGTCTGTGCGATTGGGGCTTGGCAATGGACTTGTAACCACTGTTACATCCAACTGCGCCCTACCAGATTACCCATCCTGTGTTAATGTTACTTTAACAAAAGTGACAGGTGTATGGGCAG GTACATATGAGTGCGGATTTACCATTGGGACAATCAGGCACACAGCCAGCTCTGAACTAGAAGTGGCTCCGCTCCCCGATGTGATTACCATGACATTCCTACCACTCATTGCAGACTGTTCAGACAAGAAACCCGTACCTGTAACAGTCAGTGCAACGATTCCAAAAACCACAGTGAACTATACTGTCACATGGACCCCGGGTGGCACGACAGGACTTTTACAGCAACAAG ATGCAACGATCTACAGCCTCTCTACCTCAATCGACTGTGTAGCTGTAGAAGACCAAAACAACTACAACGTGGAAATCACGTTTAAAAATGAATTGTCTCAAAAAGCTATCAAAAATGTGGACATTCCAATATTAAAAG GCCCAGACGCTTGCGTTCCAATTAATTCAGATGGAGAGTATTGGCCAAAAACTCCACCTAACACAATAGTGAAGAATTCAACGTGTCCTGTAGGTCGAATTGGATATAGGATTCGCAACTGTAACTCTTCTAAGCAGTGGGAAGGTGTTGTTTCCAAGTGTGTCAGCGAGGAGCTGGGAAAAGTTGTAAATGCAGCAAAC AACTTTCTGAATGGACTTGGAGCCACACAGGACATGGCCAAGAACATATTTGAAGGGATCAAGAACAGCTCTAGTTTAACACCCAGTGACTCTGGTGGTGATGCTTTAGCTGACGTTGATGCTTCCATTCAAATCTTTGGGGTGATGGCAAAGGCATCAAAAAACGTTGAACTGAATGAAGATATACTGCCT GACTTTGTTGATGCAGCGAGCAATATGGTGAACTCTTCCTGGGGTGACAACGAAAAAATTGTTCATGAGATGTCAGCTAACTATCTAACCAATGTGGAGGACTTGGTGAAAAACATCCAGACCAACAATAGTGACGGATTCAACAGTTCAAACCTGGAGCTCAGAGTCTGCTCGAGTGAAGACTGCAGCATGTCTGTTTTCGGCATTGGTGTGAATATGAACAAGACCAATGGAACAATGAAAACAATGGCAGTGAAGAATCTGAtggaaaaattaagaaatgaaaaaTTCCGAGGCACAAACCGCAGCAGCGTCTTGCTGTCAGCCACCCTTGTGGGCAACAGTGATTCAAATATTACGATCAAAATGTTCTTTCCCAATGAGCAACCAAATGCCAACCAGCATTTGTGTGTCTTCTGGCACACAGAGAAAGGTGACTGGTCAAAAGAAGGCTGTGTTGCCAACGTCACAGACGATAATCAAACACTTTGTGAATGCACCCACCTCACTTCCTTCTCTGTCCTTATGGCCAGGAGCGCCAACGTATCTTCTCCAGATCTTGACATCATCACGTATGTTGGCCTAGGTGtatctgttttttccctgctgaTCTTTCTCTTCGTCGAGTCCCTAGTGTGGTCGGCGGTGACAAAGACCAACCTGTCGCATTTCCGTCACACGGCTGTGGTCAACATTGCTGTGTTCCGCTTGCTCGCCGACTGCAGCTTCTTGGCTTCTGCTTTCCCGGACCGTATCTCTGACACCTGGTGCTTCACCTTCACCGTCTGTAAGCACCTGTTTTATCTGGCAATGTTCACTTGGATGCTGTGCCTGAGCGTGATGCTCGTCCACCAGCTCATCTTTGTTTTCAGCCCAGTCAGAAAACGAGTCTTCATGTACCTCTCTAGCATTGTAGGCTATCTTTTACCAATCGCACTTGTGGGGACCAGCTATGTGTATTACAAATACACTGAGCAGGAGTATTATGATAGGAAGACCTGTTGGCTAAAGTATGACCGGCTGTTGGAAGGCTCCATTCACGCATTTCTTCTTCCTGTGGGCACCATTGTTTTGTCAAATCTCTTCTCCATGGTGGTTGTCATTGTCACCTTGGTGAAGACCTCAGTACCAGACAGCAGCAAAGCGGATGACAAGGAGACAGCCAAGAGCATCCTGAAGGTGGTGGTCCTTCTAACTCCTGTCTTTGGAGTAACGTGGATTATTGGCTTTGTTATACTCATTCTGGATGACACCGACCCCATGCATAAGGTTGCCAATTACAGTTTCACCATCCTCAATTCTTTCCAG GGCCTTTTCATTCTGATAACTGGTTGTCTGGCAGAGCAGAAG gtcagacaggaagtggttAGGATCGTAATG GTAAAAACTGGACGAGACACTAACAGCATAAAGAAACTGACTAATAGTTCAACTACATTGTACACAAAGGACAAATGA
- the mep1a.2 gene encoding meprin A subunit alpha, with translation ITNDHPDQSSSTAAFLVGIFVIVRFNMGSGSSLRKTALLIGVVLVLKVQAAPTLTEDEADAGELRDDILEINRGLTDLFEGDIAVNPKRNAILDETRRWKFPIPYILTDSLDLNAKGVILQAFEEYRLRSCVDFKPYEGESTYISFVKLSGCWSYVGDDGTGQNVSIGARCDTKAIVEHELLHALGFYHEQSRSDRDDYVKIWWDEIEEGKEHNFVKYEDDFITDLNTPYDYESIMHYRPLSFNKNESIPTITTTIPYFNDVIGQRLDFSEVDITRLNRMYDCAETHTLLDQCSFELINICGMIQNEEDNADWVQTLSSPSNEDHTLGGRCRDSGYFMKFDTSSGAAGSSALLESRILYPKRGEQCLQFFYKMTGAAGDKLVIWIRSDDGTGAVNTVTKIHTITGDGDDAWKIAHVTLKASKKFRYIFQGIRGSSGSTGAILLDDITLTETVCPSLVWQIHNFTGVLATTPLGTPVKSKCVYSSEGYSFGVSVYPNGRQSDYPDYAAVTVHLCSGENDGVMQWPAENRQATVVMLDQDPDVTLRMSSTRSFTTDNSTRWNKPTATSGAVWDESCQCYRGQDYGWSTFISHSHLQRRSFLKNDDLIITADFNDLTHLINTEVPVKHAELTDQKEDPEVAMRQEAPKHREARAASPCHPNPCLNGGACVEAAGEASCRCATTQATFYTGPRCEEVKIDRGILGALIGGAAGTVVLTLAIFTVIRRARTNPF, from the exons ATTACAAATGATCACCCTGATCAAAGTTCCTCCACGGCCGCTTTCTTGGTGGGCATTTTTGTTATTGTTCGGTTCAACATGGGCTCTGGAAGTAGTTTAAGAAAAACTGCTCTTCTGATTGGagttgttcttgttttaaag GTGCAGGCTGCTCCGACATTGACCG AAGATGAAGCAGATGCTGGTGAACTCAGGGATGACATTCTGGAAATTAACAGAG GACTGACAGATCTGTTTGAGGGAGACATTGCTGTCAAT CCAAAAAGAAACGCAATCCTTGACGAAACAAGAAGATGGAAGTTCCCCATACCTTACATCTTAACTGATTCCTTAG atttaaatgcTAAGGGTGTGATCCTTCAAGCATTTGAGGAATACCGCTTGAGATCCTGCGTGGACTTTAAACCCTATGAGGGAGAGTCCACCTACATATCCTTCGTCAAGCTCTCTGG CTGCTGGTCATATGTTGGAGATGATGGAACAGGCCAGAACGTGTCCATTGGAGCCAGGTGTGACACCAAGGCTATAGTGGAACATGAGCTTCTCCATGCTTTGGGCTTCTACCATGAGCAGTCTCGCTCAGACAGAGATGACTATGTCAAAATCTGGTGGGATGAGATTGAAGAAG GAAAGGAGCACAATTTCGTGAAATATGAGGACGATTTCATCACTGATCTGAACACCCCGTATGATTATGAGTCCATCATGCATTACAGACCGTTGTCCTTTAACAAGAATGAAAGCATCCCCACAATTACAACCACCATACCATACTTCAATGATGTCATTGGTCAGCGGCTGGACTTCAGTGAAGTAGACATCACCAGGCTTAACCGCATGTATGACTGTG CTGAAACACATACTCTCTTGGATCAGTGCTCCTTTGAGCTCATAAACATTTGTGGAATGATCCAGAATGAGGAGGACAATGCAGACTGGGTCCAGACGTTGAGCAGTCCAAGTAATGAAGATCATACCCTGGGAGGACGTTGCAGAG ATTCTGGCTACTTTATGAAGTTTGACACATCTTCTGGTGCAGCCGGCAGCAGTGCCTTGCTGGAGTCACGTATCCTCTATCCGAAGAGAGGCGAACAGTGCCTCCAGTTCTTCTACAAGATGACAGGAGCGGCTGGGGACAAACTGGTGATATGGATCAGAAGTGATGACGGGACAGGGGCTGTGAACACTGTCACAAAGATCCACACCATTACAG GTGATGGAGATGATGCCTGGAAAATAGCTCATGTAACTCTCAAAGCCTCCAAAAAGTTCCGTTACATCTTCCAAGGAATCAGAGGATCATCCGGCTCCACGGGCGCCATCTTACTCGATGACATCACTCTCACTGAGACTGTGTGCCCCAGTCTTGTCTGGCAAATCCACAACTTCACCGGTGTTCTTGCCACCACTCCCCTCGGCACGCCTGTTAAAAGCAAATGCGTTTATAGCTCGGAGGGCTACTCATTTGGAGTCAGCGTTTACCCCAATGGAAGACAAAGTGATTACCCGGATTATGCTGCCGTGACCGTGCATCTCTGCAGTGGGGAAAACGACGGAGTGATGCAGTGGCCAGCCGAAAACAGGCAGGCCACCGTTGTGATGCTGGATCAGGATCCAGATGTTACGCTGAGGATGTCTTCCACGAGAAGCTTCACCACAG ACAACAGTACTCGCTGGAACAAGCCGACTGCCACGTCAGGAGCAGTCTGGGACGAGAGCTGCCAGTGCTACAGAGGTCAAGATTACGGTTGGAGCACGTTCATTTCTCACAGCCATCTACAGCGGAGGAGCTTCCTTAAGAATGATGACCTCATCATAACTGCTGATTTCAACG ATTTGACCCACTTGATCAATACGGAAGTACCAGTCAAACACGCCGAGCTCACAGACCAAAAGGAAGACCCTGAAGTGGCAATGAGACAGGAAGCCCCAAAGCACAGGGAGGCACGTGCTGCTAGTCCCTGCCACCCTAACCCTTGTTTAAATGGAGGCGCATGTGTGGAGGCTGCTGGGGAAGCCTCGTGCAG gTGTGCAACAACCCAGGCCACCTTCTACACTGGTCCTAGGTGTGAGGAGGTGAAAATAGACAGAGGCATCCTGGGAGCTCTCATCGGCGGTGCAGCAGGAACGGTGGTTCTAACACTGGCCATCTTCACTGTCATCAGAAGAGCTCGAACTAACCCATTTTAG